A portion of the Malassezia japonica chromosome 3, complete sequence genome contains these proteins:
- the TAH18_1 gene encoding NAPDH-dependent diflavin reductase (EggNog:ENOG503NUCM; BUSCO:EOG09261QR5; COG:C): protein MSTAERRSEVVAEAPHEEGRELTILYATETGNAEEVAERIARIAYRRHIQVRLYNIADYDKMELINETHVIFVVSTTGNGEFPVSARPFWRFLLRSTLPGDILSDLAFATFGLGDSTYARFCWAARMLHARLKQLGAHPWMDEGEGDDQHYLGFDTILLPWLDELKTRLDEDMPMPEGMQPIPDTELLPPRVRSKVEKEAPAAFHDHATLHATLVTNERMTAAEHWQDVRLLELDLDENASLPAYRAGDVVALMPENDPEEVEKLLERLGWTDVADQRLLLTNTDPHRPLPPNLAHENEDGSLTLRRLLTAHLDPFSVPRKSFFEAIAPFSPADHREREKLEEYLQPGEGTDDMYEYAQRVRRSMAEVLYEFTSVALPVEQVMNVFPVLRERQFSIASGPTLYRRRIQLAIALVKYKTRLQKPREGICSAWITRLDTGVRLPLRIVPGTLLVPANAETPIITIGPGTGIAPLRAIVQERIASTPPAHDNLVIIGCRYAACDFLFRNEWETLAAREAPSAANDADSVADAIERLRLSSTPLIELHVAASRDQENKIYVQDVLRKHGEKVWSILGQRRGIAYLSGSSSGRMPEQVRQAMLDIFQEHGKMDDDQAARYLMTLEAEHRWQEECW from the exons ATCAACGAGACGCACGTCATCTTTGTCGTATCCACCACAGGCAACGGCGAATTTCCTGTATCCGCGCGTCCGTTCTGGCGCTTCCTCCTGCGCAGCACATTGCCGGGCGATATACTGTCGGACCTGGCCTTTGCGACGTTCGGACTGGGCGACTCGACCTACGCGCGCTTCTGCTGGGCCGCACGTAtgctgcacgcgcggcTCAAACAGCTCGGCGCACACCCGTGGAtggacgagggcgagggaGACGACCAGCACTACTTGGGCTTTGACACCATCCTCCTGCCTtggctcgacgagctcaaaacgcggctcgacgaggacatgCCGATGCCAGAGGGAATGCAGCCGATTCCCGACACGGAGCTGCTTCCTCCGCGCGTACGTTCCAAGGTCGAAAAAgaggcgcccgccgcaTTCCACGACCATGCCACGCtgcacgcgacgctcgtcacGAACGAGCGCATGACGGCTGCGGAGCACTGgcaggacgtgcgcctgctcgagctggacctcgacgagaacgcctcgctgccggcCTACCGTGCAGGCGACGTCGTTGCACTCATGCCGGAAAATGACCCCGAGGAAGTGGAaaagctcctcgagcgcttGGGATGGACCGACGTTgccgaccagcgcctcttgctcACGAATACCGACCCTC ACCGCCCCCTTCCCCCTAATCTCGCTCATGAAAACGAGGACGGGAGTCTGACGCTCCGCCGTCTGCTCaccgcgcacctcgacccATTTTCTGTACCCCGCAAGAGTTTCTTTGAAGCGATCGCGCCTTTTTCGCCCGCGGACCACCGCGAGCGTGAGAAGCTCGAAGAATACCTCCAGCCCGGCGAGGGAACGGACGATATGTACGAgtacgcgcagcgcgtacGCCGCTCAATGGCCGAAGTGTTGTACGAGTTTACGAGCGTTGCGCTGCCCGTGGAGCAAGTCATGAATGTCTTTCCGGTGCTCCGTGAGCGCCAATTTAGCATCGCGAGCGGCCCTACT CTCTATCGTCGCCGTATCCAGCTTGCGATTGCGCTGGTCAAGTACAAAACGCGTCTGCAAAAGCCGCGCGAAGGCATCTGCAGTGCATGGATCACGCGCCTGGACACCGGCGTGCGTCTCCCCCTGCGCATCGTCCCTggcacgctgctcgtccCTGCGAACGCAGAGACACCTATAATTACGATCGGCCCTGGCACGGGCATTGCGCCTCTGCGTGCCATTGTGCAAGAACGCATCGCATCCACGCCCCCTGCACACGACAACCTGGTCATTATCGGCTGCCGCTACGCCGCGTGCGACTTTTTATTCAGAAACGAATGGGAGAcactcgctgcgcgcgaggccccGTCCGCTGCAAACGACGCCGACTCGGTCGCGGACGCGATCGAGCGGCTGCGTCTCTCGTCGACCCCCCTGATCGagctgcacgtcgcggcgagccgcgACCAAGAAAACAAAATCTACGTGCAAGatgtgctgcgcaagcacggCGAAAAGGTCTGGTCCATCCTgggccagcgccgcggcattGCCTACCTCTCTGG CAGTTCGTCTGGCCGCATGCCCGAACAAGTCCGCCAGGCCATGCTCGACATTTTCCAAGAGCACGGAAAGATGGACGACGACCAGGCGGCACGATACCTCATGACACTCGAGGCCGAACACCGCTGGCAGGAAGAGTGCTGGTAA
- a CDS encoding uncharacterized protein (EggNog:ENOG503P34P; COG:A), whose translation MPPMPWGMPFGMPMPGSPYNGTPPYNGTPPYGASPPGDRRRPDRRGGRGRRTPAHPRPSKSVYQPDPNADRPEDSKPCRTLFVRNVAFEVNVDQFREEFAEFGAIKTWFDLIQRRGLLFVTYFDTRAAERAKEYMNQRKMYGRILDVHYSLPKEEDQQQHCDREKNQGTLFVLVRNATEPITDEAMRTHFSPFGEIREIRTYKDKANTRFIEYWDSRACVAAHDQLNQTPFLGGELQLKFAWDLATVSLVTDARNRSEAKAAAEARARDGTAEPAPLPEHQAI comes from the exons ATGCCACCTATGCCTTGGGGCATGCCGTTCGGTATGCCCATGCCCGGCTCGCCGTAcaacggcacgccgccgtacaacggcacgccgccgtaTGGGGCGTCCCCGCccggcgaccggcgccgcccggaCCGGCGCGggggccgcggccggcgcacgcccgcgcATCCGCGCCCGTCCAAGAGTGTCTATCAGCCGGACCCCAACGCGGACCGGCCTGAAGATAGCAAGCCGTGCCGCACCCTGTTTGTGCGCAACGTGGCTTTTGAGGTGAATGTTGACCAGTTCCGAGAGGAGTTTGCCGAGTTTGGGGCGATCAAGACATGGTTTGATTTGATCCAGCGTCGTGGTTTGCTGTTTGTCACCTACTTTGATACGCGCGCGGCAgagcgcgccaaggagTACATGAATCAGCGCAAGATGTACGGGCGTATCCTGGATGTACACTACAGTCTTCCCAAAGAAGAAGATCAGCAGCAGCACTGCGACCGCGAAAAGAACCAGGGGACCCTTTTTGTTTTGGTACGCAATGCCACCGAGCCCATCAcggacgaggcgatgcgTACCCACTTTAGTCCCTTTGGCGAGATCCGCGAGATCCGGACGTACAAAGACAAGGCCAATACGCGCTTCATTGAGTACTGGGACagtcgcgcgtgcgtcgcggcgcacgaccaGCTGAATCAGACGCCGTTCCTGGggggcgagctgcagctgAAATTCGCTTGGGACTTGGCTACCGTCTCGCTCGTGACCGACGCGAGGAACCGCagcgaggccaaggccgcggccgaggcgcgcgcgcgcgacggcacTGCGGAGCCTGCGCCCCTGCCTG AACACCAGGCGATCTAA
- the COX6 gene encoding Cytochrome c oxidase subunit 6 (EggNog:ENOG503P3UI; BUSCO:EOG0926522L; COG:C): MALLTGAFRVAAASAGARAALMSRAAPLAVQVRAYSDHAESFEEFNERFVKFFDGVEDQFEAQRGLNNAFAHDLVPSPEVIESALRAARRVNDFSLAVRIFEGLKFKVENDSQYKQYLDALSSVREELNVPLKEEIYSS, translated from the exons ATGGCTCTTCTCACTGGCGCTTTCCGTGTTGCTGCCGCTTCTGCTggtgcgcgtgctgcgctcatgtcgcgtgctgcgccgcttgccGTGCAGG TGCGCGCCTACTCTGACCATGCCGAGTCGTTCGAGGAGTTCAACGAGCGCTTTGTCAAGTTCTTTGACGGTGTCGAGGACCAAttcgaggcgcagcgcggcctgaACAATGCCTTTGCGCACGACCTTGTGCCCTCCCCCGAGGTGATCGAGAGCGCCctccgcgccgcccggcgtgTGAACGACTTCTCGCTCGCGGTTCGCATCTTTGAGGGTCTCAAGTTCAAGGTCGAGAACGACTCGCAGTACAAGCAGTACCTGGACGCCCTCTCGTCGGTCCGTGAGGAGCTCAATGTCCCGCTCAAGGAGGAGATCTACTCGTCGTAA
- the pan6 gene encoding pantoate--beta-alanine ligase (AMP-forming) (COG:H; EggNog:ENOG503NV6K) produces the protein MHTAPVRTFDNVASYRTWRDESLRQRQTVGFVPTMGALHEGHLGLVDASLAENEMTVVSIFVNPAQFAPHEDLSSYPRTLEGDLEKLHARQQKANADGRLVVLLPTVKDMYPHGFTQEVAKQIGAFVEVKGLSHQMEGTTRPTFFRGVATVVTKLFNIVMPDRAYFGQKDIQQAMVLRRLVDDLLFRYPLGRQNVRVLPTERDPADQVALSSRNAYLDTEGRGAAPLLYQALSHGQRTWEALLTQDVPASERIEATLAAVRHTVDQGAAALAAQTPAEAKRAKVALDYVCLNDPATLEELTSDAGTGAILSGALWVHNDAKDAKPATRIIDNLLLGFSLD, from the exons ATGCATACCGCACCTGTGCGCACCTTTGATAACGTTGCGTCCTATCGGACCTggcgcgacgagtcgctgcgtcagcgccAGACGGTCGGCTTTGTGCCGACGAtgggcgcgctgcacgaaggccacctcggcctcgtcgatgcgTCGCTCGCTGAGAACGAAATGACGGTCGTGTCGATCTTTGTGAATCCTGCGCAGtttgcgccgcacgaggACCTGTCAAGCTACccccgcacgctcgagggcgaccTCGAAAAGCTCCACGCCCGGCAGCAGAAAGCCAACGCGGACGGGCGCCTGGTCGTCCTGCTGCCGACCGTCAAGGACATGTACCCCCACGGCTTCACACAGGAAGTCGCGAAGCAGATCGGAGCTTTTGTCGAGGTCAAAGGGCTCTCGCACCAGATGGAGGGTACGACGCGCCCCACCTTTttccgcggcgtcgcgacggTCGTCACGAAGCTCTTCAACATTGTCATG CCCGACCGCGCGTACTTTGGGCAGAAGGATATCCAGCAGGCCATGGtgctgcgtcgcctcgtcgacgacctcCTGTTCCGCTACCCCCTCGGGCGCCAGAATGTCCGCGTGCTCCccaccgagcgcgaccCAGCGGACCAGGTCGCGCTGAGCAGCCGCAATGCGTATCTGGACACGgagggccgcggcgcggcccCCCTCCTGTACCAGGCTCTGTCGCACGGCCAGCGCACCTGGGAAGCGCTCCTCACGCAAGACGTCCCGGCCTCGGAGCGCATCGAagcgacgctcgccgcggtgcgccaCACGGTCGAccaaggcgccgcggcgctcgccgcgcagacTCCTGCAGAGGCCAAGCGTGCCaaggtcgcgctcgactaCGTGTGCCTGAACGACCCTGCGACACTCGAGGAGCTGACGTCGGACGCGGGCACCGGCGCGATCCTCAGTGGTGCGCTTTGGGTGCACAACGACGCAAAAGACGCCAAGCCCGCGACGCGTATTATTGACAATCTGCTTTTGGGCTTCTCGCTAGACTAG
- the YPT52 gene encoding GTP-binding protein of the rab/ypt (EggNog:ENOG503NVI3; COG:U), whose amino-acid sequence MSGVVSFKLVLLGESSVGKSSIALRFVKDQFDDFRESTIGAAFLTQTVRRDDDTTVKLEIWDTAGQERYKSLAPMYYRNAHCAIVVYDITEEDSLENAKSWIRELQRHADANITIALVGNKLDLADGRRVISTEDGAKYAEAEGLMFMETSAKTPTNITELFEAVAKKLPLERGMGAAKRPATGAGAAQQRPAGSAPVQLNSAPQAREDACTC is encoded by the exons ATGAGCGGAGTTGTGAGCTTTAAGCTAGTGCTGCTAGGCGAGTCGTCTGTTGGCAAGTCCAG cattgcgctgcgcttTGTCAAGGACCAGTTTGATGATTTCCGCGAGAGCACCATCGGCGCTGCGTTCCTGACGCagacggtgcgccgcgacgacgatACGACGGTCAAGCTCGAGATCtg GGACACTGCCGGACAGGAGCGGTACAAGTCGCTTGCGCCGATGTACTATCGCAATGCGCACTGCGCCATTGTGGTGTACGATATCACCGAGGAGGACTCGCTCGAGAACGCCAAGAGCTGgatccgcgagctgcagcggcacgcGGATGCGAACATCACCATCGCCTTGGTCGGCAACAAGCTCGACTTGGCCGATGGGCGCCGCGTCATCTCCACCGAGGACGGCGCCAAGtacgccgaggccgagggGCTGATGTTTATGGAGACCTCGGCCAAGACCCCCACAAACATCACAGAGCTCTTTGAGGCTGTCGCCAAGAAGCTCCCGCTGGAGCGTGGCATGGGCGCCGCCAAGCGCCCGGCCACgggtgccggcgccgcgcagcagcgtcctgcaggcagcgcgccggtgcagcTGAACAGTGCGCCCCAGGCACGCGAGGATGCATGCACCTGCTAA
- the fma1 gene encoding methionyl aminopeptidase (COG:O; MEROPS:MER0001342; EggNog:ENOG503NUS5) has product MSGIFDPFEKVRGFRYSGGVVAAYPLSPKTKIPPSIKRPNYGREALFTSRKIKVNSIEEQAGVRLAAKLAREALEEVAANIRPGITTDELDKILVNAAIQRNCYPSPLGYHGYPKSVCTSVNEVICHGIPDQRPLKDGDLLNIDVTLFHNGFHGDLNATYPVGEKAAKDESLMRVIRTARECLDAAIQICGPGMPYAEIGHVIAPIAERNGCAVVRNYTGHGIGRVFHGPPTVFHHPTKKAHGIMQPGHIFTIEPMVNLGSDWRDMEWPDDWTIATVDGALSAAAEETLLITDNGVEILTAQGGARRLDTTEARQRQMEARLARAAT; this is encoded by the exons ATGAGCGGAATTTTTGATCCGTTTGAAAAGGTGCGCGGCTTCCGCTACTCGGGCGGGGTCGTGGCCGCGTACCCCCTGAGTCCCAAGACCAAGATTCCGCCGTCGATCAAGCGCCCGAACTATGGTCGCGaagcg CTCTTTACCTCGCGCAAAATCAAGGTGAACTCgatcgaggagcaggcgggcgtgcgccttgccgcgaagctcgcgcgcgaggcatTGGAGGAAGTCGCGGCAAATATCCGGCCGGGTATCACCACTGATGAGCTCGACAAGATCCTTGTGAATGCAGCGATCCAACGCAACTGCTACCcctcgccgctcggctACCACGGCTACCCCAAGAGCGTCTGCACCTCGGTGAACGAGGTGATCTGCCACGGCATCCCCGACCAGCGGCCGCTCAAGGACGGCGACCTGCTCAACATTGACGTGACGCTCTTCCACAATGGATTCCACGGCGACCTGAACGCGACTTATCCGGTGGGCGAAAAGGCGGCCAAGGACGAGTCGCTGATGCGTGTCATCCGCACCGCACGCGAGTGCCTCGATGCCGCGATCCAAATTTGTGGGCCGGGCATGCCCTACGCCGAGATTGGCCATGTGATTGCCCCGATTGCAGAGCGCAACGGATGcgcggtcgtgcgcaacTATACCGGACACGGCATTGGGCGCGTGTTTCACGGACCGCCTACCGTCTTCCACCACCCTACCAAAAAGGCACACGGCATCATGCAGCCGGGCCACATCTTTACGATCGAGCCCATGGTCAACCTGGGCTCGGATTGGCGCGATATGGAATGGCCGGACGACTGGACTATTGCTAcggtcgacggcgcctTGTCTGCTGCGGCCGAAGAGACTCTGCTTATTACCGACAACGGCGTCGAGATCCTCACcgcccaaggcggcgcccgccgcttggacacgaccgaggcgcggcagcgccaaatggaggcgcgcctcgcacgAGCCGCGACATAG
- a CDS encoding RING-type E3 ubiquitin transferase (BUSCO:EOG09260OE9; COG:A; EggNog:ENOG503NW30), whose translation MRHASVRVAVGGEALATRLALEAPRITKRPHGAVAHGTGLVQVAAQGTCTGLAPEEERLIDDAQASDSARDAAGLEGYSSYVQLRTADEWQSRMLPGTLVSPQHAALVDVMVHETRLLTLPLARTESHAPLSAWIVQLLELERTEMVTVCAWIEWTDAGRFSLTLDVSLPEAVLGRPHAPDTTDRLLAVVTAINGLKHAQTAAPQPSDADLVYASLCRRELDEATRMPEAPQPRALHAHLLPFQKRSVAFLLEREAAPGDRKLLQGLGPWWMHVDAPTPLYFHVLTGVLTLSQDFASHDVCSAMLSEEMGLGKTVEILALLLERPAPHRNALEPFYDVANEVMVQPVGTTLIVAPETLRRQWLDELAAHAPSLRTYSFLGHKQAESDVRRAGHTSWTEWAKELDVVVISFETLAKELAVSTKAPVRSLRRPARYDRPRSQLVQLAFWRVVMDEVQLVGGNAAKTIAMVRREASIAVSGTPVRRLDDLRTCLWFMGLIRSASPTKEWQRILSPALAPHLARVLEWVGIRHTKADVAHEMVLPPQRRSLIPVEFTYTESAFYRDVYREALEALDITEDGAPRSETWQLDTGALRTQLLRLRQACTHPHVALRAGHMLGGESGATHGLVNLRSIDHVLTMMLDGARSELLTLRHNFVLKRIYRAAILLFAPVEDLRTAAVTTHPDEIALLESLATRDRLALAQHQLELLLPEVNDQLAKLEKEMDAAHAQGPLYQFTEAELAAEAAYERAHKHSDTPWSAAPDAPYDKLRARQQHLGALRNRMRHWLQILHRIYQFSGHCFYQMGEAQQGSSEAPDAKAEGAVTVKKEETGLREKEDAAYAAAEATRQRLLADARESVEQCVRTMQRQRTTPLDELSPRITIHTLAGRSVLDMVQARLKMLRAHAALIVDWRNQIITRLSKPVNREVDKERENDDVYAENLDAQIEAETLLEMYRPLLAQRDELLSGRIALGATARPQLFVELDRALRVVKTRLFGATEEEEEESAQREAQKLQLAHFQRLDAARNQVALHGEPPLSELVARLRELRELSTRADESHLLASAHATLQEILRTQMQAVERLRKEQGAFQACFNARSLYFKQMQELSDQVQDPEMPDGAVPSLLAALAQERAWRQRIGAVEGRIRYLVHLEQIQGGSADDEARRCFICTNLIDTGILTNACGHLCCQSCFYAWMKQGKRTCPMCKTKLALNDVHRVVYRSSVPQGESEGGHAPSASQAYRVLPDTLRSAIERTASEGRYGSKLDLLAKHLVHLHRTTGEKSLVFSSFSRGLDLVAESLRANGLQYARLEGGGSKKVGATVETFQHSPHINILLLHSEVQSAGLNLLAATHLFLLEPLMNHALELQAIGRVHRIGQTRATNVYCYMVNDTVEQRIVALATSRAQCLYVARDADANAADAMDSAALQAQHLEHVDGDVSREARRGDLMGSTDDLLACLFQEHIPGDPYAENEAMGIDEMRARRIATLQPTD comes from the coding sequence ATGCGCCacgcgtcggtgcgcgtcgcggtcggcggcgaggcgctcgctacgcgcctcgcgctggaggcgccgcgcatcaCCAAGCGGCCCCATGGCGCAGTTGCACACGGCACGGGCTTGGTgcaggtcgccgcgcagggTACGTGCACCGGCCTTGCGCCCGAAGAAGAACGCCTGATCGACGACGCACAGGCCAGCGacagcgcgcgcgacgcggcaggCCTCGAGGGATATAGCAGCTACGTCCAGTTGCGGACAGCAGACGAATGGCAGTCGCGCATGCTGCCAGGCACGCTGGTATCGCCCCAGCACGCCGCATTGGTCGACGTCATGGTGCacgagacgcgcctgcTTACGCTCCCGTTGGCACGCACAGAGAGCcatgcgccgctctcggCATGGAtcgtgcagctgctcgaaCTGGAGCGCACCGAAATGGTCACAGTCTGTGCGTGGATCGAGTGGACGGACGCTGGGCGATTTTCGCTCACACTCGACGTGTCGCTTCCAGAGGCAGTCCTGGGGCgcccgcacgcgccggaTACGACAGATCGCCTGCTCGCGGTCGTCACGGCAATCAATGGCTTGAAGCATGCGcagacggcggcgccgcagcctaGCGACGCAGACCTCGTCTATGCCAGCCtctgccgccgcgagctggacgaggcgacACGCATGCCGGAAGCGCCACAGCCCCGCGCATTGCACGCACACCTCCTTCCCTTCCAAAAGCGGTCGGTCGCAttcctgctcgagcgcgaagcggcgccgggcgaccGCAAGCTATTGCAAGGCCTCGGGCCATGGTGGATGCACGTCGATGCCCCGACGCCGCTCTACTTTCACGTCCTCACTGGCGTGCTGACGCTATCGCAGGATTTCGCATCGCACGACGTATGTAGCGCCATGCTGTCGGAGGAGATGGGCCTGGGCAAGACGGTCGAGAtcctggcgctgctgctggaacggccggcgcctcaCCGCAATGCCTTGGAGCCGTTCTACGATGTGGCAAACGAGGTGATGGTGCAGCCGGTCGGCACCACGCTCATTGTTGCACccgagacgctgcggcgtcaatggctcgacgagctcgcggcacATGCGCCGTCGCTACGTACCTACTCCTTCCTCGGACACAAGCAGGCCGAgagcgacgtacgccgcgcgggcCACACGTCGTGGACCGAGTGGGCGAAGGAGCTAGACGTGGTCGTCATCTCGttcgagacgctcgccaaggagctcgCTGTGTCGACCAAGGCGCCCGTGCGGTCGTTACGACGGCCGGCACGCTACGACCGGCCACGCAGCCAACTCGTCCAGCTCGCGTTCTGGCGCGTTGTCATGGACGAGGTCCAGCTCGTGGGTGGCAACGCGGCCAAGACCATTGCCATGGTCCGCCGTGAGGCAAGCATCGCCGtgtccggcacgccggtgcgccgcctcgacgacctccGCACCTGTCTTTGGTTCATGGGCTTGATCCGGTCCGCATCGCCCACCAAAGAGTGGCAACGCATCCTGTCgccggcgcttgcgccgcacctcgcgcgcgtacTCGAATGGGTCGGCATCCGCCACACCAAGGCGGACGTCGCCCACGAAATGGtgctgccgccgcagcgccgcagtCTCATCCCGGTCGAGTTCACCTACACCGAATCGGCCTTTTACCGCGACGTAtaccgcgaggcgctcgaggcgctcgacattACGGAGgatggcgcgccgcgctccgaGACGTGGCAACTCGACACGGGGGCGCTGCGGACGCAGCTCCTCCGCCTGCGGCAAGCATGCACGCATCCGCACGTTGCACTGCGCGCTGGCCACATGCTGGGTGGCGAGTctggcgcgacgcacggccTCGTAAATCTGCGCAGCATCGACCATGTGCTTACAATGATGCTCGATGGCGCACGGAGCGAGCTGCTGACGCTCCGCCACAATTTTGTGCTTAAGCGCATCTACCGCGCGGCCATTctgctctttgcgccggTGGAAGACCTGCGCACAGCAGCCGTGACGACGCACCCGGACGAGATTGCCttgctcgagtcgctcgcgacacgcgaccgcctcgccctcgctcagcaccagctcgagctgcttctcCCAGAAGTCAATGACCAGCTGGCCAAGCTCGAGAAGGAAATggacgcagcgcatgcgcaggGGCCCTTGTACCAGTTCACCGAGGCGGAACTCGCTGCAGAAGCGGCGTACGAGCGTGCACACAAGCACAGCGACACGCCGTGGTCGGCCGCACCGGATGCGCCGTACGacaagctgcgtgcgcgccagcagcacctcggtgcgctccgcAACCGCATGCGCCATTGGCTGCAGATCCTGCATCGTATCTACCAGTTCTCTGGGCACTGCTTTTACCAAATGGGCGAAGCGCAGCAGGGAagcagcgaggcgcccgaTGCCAAGGCAGAAGGTGCCGTCACCGTCAAGAAAGAAGAGACGGGCCTTCGCGAAAAAGAAGAcgcggcgtacgcagccgccgaggccacgcGCCAACGCCTCTtggccgatgcgcgcgaATCGGTCGAGCAGTGTGTACGCACCAtgcagcggcagcgcacAACGCCACTCGATGAGCTTTCGCCTCGCATCACCATCCATACCCTTGCGGGCCGCAGCGTGCTGGACATGGTCCAGGCGCGGCTCAAgatgctgcgtgcgcacgcggcacTGATCGTCGACTGGCGCAACCAAATCATCACGCGCCTCTCCAAACCCGTCAACCGCGAAGTGGACAAGGAGCGCGAAAATGACGACGTCTACGCCGAGAACCTCGACGCACAAATCGAGGCGGAGACGCTCCTGGAAATGTACAGGCCGCTCTTGGcacagcgcgacgagctgcttaGCGGCCGCATCGCACTCGGTGCGACGGCTCGGCCGCAGCTCTTTGTCGAGTTggaccgtgcgctgcgcgtggTCAAGACGCGTCTTTTTGGTGCTAcagaggaggaggaggaggaaaGCGCGCAGCGAGAAGCGCAAAAGCTGCAGCTGGCGCActtccagcgcctcgatgcggcACGTAATCAGGTTGCCTTGCAtggcgagccgccgctgagcgagcTTGTAGCGCgtctgcgcgagctgcgagagttgtcgacgcgcgctgATGAATCGCACCTGCTTGCTTCGGCGCATGCGACTCTGCAAGAGATTCTGCGTACGCAGATGCAGGCAGTGGAGCGtctgcgcaaagagcaaGGTGCCTTTCAAGCGTGTTTCAATGCACGCAGTCTCTACTTTAAGCAAATGCAGGAGCTCTCGGACCAAGTCCAGGACCCCGAGATGCCTGacggcgcggtgccgagcCTCCTCGCTGCCTTGGCTCAGGAGCGTGCGTGGCGGCAGCGTATCGGCGCCGTCGAAGGCCGCATTCGCTACCTGGTccacctcgagcagatcCAAGGCGGCagtgccgacgacgaggcgcggcgttGCTTTATTTGCACAAACCTCATCGACACGGGTATCCTGACCAATGCCTGCGGTCATCTCTGCTGCCAGTCGTGCTTCTACGCGTGGATGAAGCAAGGCAAGCGCACGTGTCCGATGTGCAAGACGAAACTCGCGCTGAACGACGTGCACCGTGTCGTCTATCGCTCCTCTGTTCCCCAAGGCGAAAGCGAAGGAGGGCACGCGCCCTCCGCATCCCAAGCCTACCGTGTGCTTCCCGATACCCTGCGTTCCGCGATTGAGCGGACTGCCTCGGAAGGACGGTACGGCAGCAAGCTTGATCTCCTTGCCAAGCACCTCGTACATCTGCACCGCACGACCGGCGAAAAAAGCTTGGTATTCTCCTCCTTTTCGCGAGGCCTCGACCTGGTAGCTGagtcgctgcgtgcgaaTGGCTTGCAGTATGCCCGGCTGGAAGGTGGGGGAAGCAAAAAAGTGGGAGCGACTGTCGAGACTTTTCAGCACTCGCCGCACATCAATATCTTATTGCTGCACAGCGAGGTGCAGTCGGCAGGGCTGAATCTGCTCGCAGCGACAcacctcttcctcctcgaACCCTTGATGAATCATGCCTTGGAACTCCAGGCGATCGGGCGAGTGCATCGCATTGGTCAGACGCGCGCAACGAATGTGTACTGTTACATGGTCAACGATACGGTCGAGCAACGCATTGTAGCACTGGCCACTTCCCGTGCCCAGTGTctgtacgtcgcgcgggATGCGGATGCGAATGCGGCTGACGCTATGGATAGtgccgcgctccaggcacagcatctcgagcacgtcgacggcgacgtttcgcgcgaggcgcgccgtggcgaCTTGATGGGCTCGACGGATGACCTGCTTGCATGCCTGTTTCAGGAGCATATCCCTGGCGATCCATACGCCGAGAACGAAGCCATGGGCATAGACGAgatgcgcgcacgccgcattGCCACATTACAGCCAACCGATTAG